Proteins found in one Miscanthus floridulus cultivar M001 chromosome 4, ASM1932011v1, whole genome shotgun sequence genomic segment:
- the LOC136551239 gene encoding F-box/kelch-repeat protein At3g23880-like: MASPRPYSPPITRGRRAREAASSDRLPTDVLFNVLLRFPARELCRLRAVCRSWRSLTSDPVFITAHAARHPGPLFLAQFRDDKTHSIYIVDLSGNVVKRIAGAAGGPYHRLQCTRLDLACLTTDWNRCHVLNPATGAVQALPEGPAVEHVNRVNLRDPYTFFALGWVSSTGDYKVLRMFNRLGFAKGGHQLFEVFTINGGAAHARWRGQQSPGLFVDECSGVVVDGVVYFLTSRTYDGARYGIRPDYIVSFDLGREEWRRDLRGPISSRVGSASSYMRHHLTLAELKGSLVIADRRHQPFTLDLWFLVDSGSGHWVKEYHILTGPAISRPVLVDESFKPLLLLDDGRLVVYVATRGQLFIQDPGTDNFARVYMGRLDSVSVYTGNLLSRG, encoded by the coding sequence ATGGCGTCGCCGAGGCCGTACTCCCCGCCCATCACCCGGGGCAGGCGTGCGCGAGAGGCCGCCAGCTCCGACAGGCTCCCCACGGACGTGCTGTTTAACGTCCTGCTGCGCTTCCCGGCCAGGGAACTCTGCCGTCTCCGCGCCGTCTGTCGCTCATGGCGCTCCCTCACCTCCGATCCAGTCTTCATCACGGCGCACGCGGCGCGCCATCCGGGCCCCCTCTTCCTCGCCCAATTCCGGGACGACAAGACGCACAGCATCTACATAGTAGATCTGTCAGGTAACGTGGTGAAGCGGATCGCCGGCGCAGCTGGTGGCCCTTACCACCGGCTGCAATGCACGCGCCTGGACCTTGCCTGTCTGACTACTGACTGGAACAGATGCCATGTGCTCAATCCGGCTACCGGAGCTGTCCAGGCCCTGCCTGAGGGCCCGGCGGTGGAGCATGTGAATCGGGTCAACTTGCGTGACCCTTACACCTTCTTTGCTCTTGGGTGGGTCTCCTCCACGGGAGACTACAAGGTGCTTAGGATGTTCAACAGGCTTGGCTTTGCCAAAGGTGGTCACCAGCTCTTTGAGGTGTTTACCATCAATGGCGGTGCCGCACATGCACGGTGGAGAGGACAGCAGAGCCCTGGCCTCTTTGTTGATGAGTGCAGTGGCGTTGTAGTTGATGGGGTGGTGTATTTCTTGACGAGCAGAACATATGATGGTGCTCGTTATGGGATTCGTCCGGACTATATTGTTTCGTTCGACCTTGGGAGAGAGGAGTGGAGGAGAGATCTCCGAGGCCCCATAAGTAGCAGGGTTGGATCTGCGTCAAGTTACATGAGGCATCACCTTACTTTGGCTGAGCTAAAAGGCTCTCTAGTTATTGCAGATCGCCGTCACCAGCCTTTTACCCTGGACCTTTGGTTTCTAGTGGACTCTGGGAGTGGGCACTGGGTGAAGGAGTACCACATCCTGACTGGGCCGGCAATCTCACGACCGGTACTGGTAGATGAATCCTTCAAACCATTGTTGCTGCTGGATGATGGGAGGTTGGTCGTTTATGTAGCAACAAGAGGGCAGCTGTTCATTCAAGACCCAGGAACAGATAATTTTGCAAGAGTGTATATGGGACGTCTTGATTCAGTCAGTGTGTACACAGGAAATCTCTTGAGTAGAGGTTGA